One genomic segment of Aquipluma nitroreducens includes these proteins:
- the ccsA gene encoding cytochrome c biogenesis protein CcsA, producing the protein MKKIVSFISSMFFTVLLLMMFAISIAYATFIENDYGTDTAQALIYQAWWFELLLLVGVINLAGSVVRYKLINRKKWAILMFHLAFILIIIGAGVTRYFGFEGSMHIREGESTNQVVSEASYIDLKASVNNHEVRNLTKVKFTPNTSNYYKETIEIDGKKLTVENEIFVPNATETSVPDASGMSQPSLVQMPASSGETGLDAFTAIITSGNETRKVNVFGRNGAVSQPEVVTINGINLSIAYGSVVRELPFSIHLRDFQLERYPGSMSPSSYASEITLKDPGASIERPFRIFMNNILKYEGYRFFQSSFDQDEKGTVLSVNQDYWGTLISYLGYFFMALGMVFTVFSKNSRFQKLVRLSSNLQAQRQIVKLFFVGILLSGLSLTSNSAFAAGNSAAKKKHIDAFGELLVQDHQGRIEPVSTLASDLLRKIAKTDNWDGMSAVEFFLEMSANPDKWKVVPLVKVGHPDLAKTLGASGGFVSFRQMFDDAGNYRLNDMVQQAYNKKQTLRNKLDKEVMNVDERVNICYEIFKGDFLKIFPVPNDQRKTWVTSSTFPETAKKEEVDFARNILSLYYQSVDEAETSGNWSKSDENLGYIKKFQRTYGADIMPSSTKISMEIFYNEWNIFGKLAKIYALLGFVLLVLHFMLIFKSGKGLSKYITIGTILIAVAFLCYTLGLLARWYISGHAPWSNGYETMIYVGWATSLSGFIFLKRSPITLAVTTLLAAIILFVAGMSWMNPEITNLVPVLKSYWLVVHVAIITASYGFLGMGALLGMLNLVLMILRNKKNNQKISFTILEVSYIVEMALIIGLFMLTIGSFIGGVWANESWGRYWGWDPKETWALVTVLVYSIILHLRKVPGLKSTFALNSLALVGLSSVLMTFFGVNYYLSGMHSYGAGDPPPIPSGLYVAIVVVIALIIFARRAEQKNGDISDPDDVQE; encoded by the coding sequence ATGAAAAAAATAGTTTCTTTTATCTCCTCAATGTTCTTTACTGTATTGCTTTTGATGATGTTTGCCATCTCAATTGCCTATGCAACATTCATCGAAAATGATTACGGCACCGACACTGCCCAGGCTTTGATTTATCAGGCCTGGTGGTTCGAATTGCTGCTTTTGGTCGGAGTTATTAATCTGGCAGGAAGTGTCGTCAGGTATAAGCTTATAAATAGGAAGAAATGGGCTATCCTGATGTTCCATCTGGCATTTATCCTGATTATTATTGGAGCTGGTGTTACACGCTATTTTGGGTTTGAAGGAAGTATGCACATTCGTGAAGGTGAATCGACCAATCAGGTCGTTTCCGAAGCCTCATACATCGATTTGAAAGCTAGTGTAAATAACCATGAAGTAAGAAACCTTACCAAGGTAAAATTTACGCCGAATACCAGCAATTACTATAAAGAAACAATCGAGATTGATGGAAAGAAACTAACAGTTGAAAATGAGATATTTGTTCCAAATGCAACGGAAACTTCGGTTCCTGATGCAAGTGGAATGTCTCAGCCGTCATTGGTTCAAATGCCTGCAAGCTCCGGAGAAACCGGATTAGATGCTTTTACGGCTATAATCACTTCAGGAAACGAAACCCGCAAAGTGAATGTTTTTGGGCGCAATGGCGCAGTTTCGCAGCCTGAAGTTGTAACAATAAACGGTATTAATTTGAGTATTGCTTATGGCTCTGTAGTGCGCGAATTGCCTTTCAGCATTCATCTTCGCGACTTTCAGCTTGAACGCTATCCGGGTTCAATGAGTCCTTCATCCTATGCAAGTGAAATCACCCTTAAAGATCCGGGCGCTTCGATCGAACGTCCGTTCCGTATTTTCATGAATAACATCCTGAAATACGAAGGATACCGCTTTTTTCAGTCTTCGTTCGATCAGGATGAAAAAGGAACTGTTCTTTCAGTTAATCAGGATTATTGGGGAACATTAATTTCATATCTGGGTTATTTTTTCATGGCTTTAGGAATGGTATTTACTGTTTTTAGTAAAAATAGCCGGTTTCAGAAGTTGGTTCGCCTAAGTTCGAATCTTCAGGCACAACGCCAAATTGTAAAACTATTTTTTGTGGGGATTCTCCTTTCCGGATTAAGCCTGACAAGTAATTCTGCTTTTGCAGCAGGAAATTCGGCAGCAAAGAAAAAACACATCGATGCTTTTGGCGAATTGTTGGTTCAGGACCATCAGGGGCGTATTGAACCTGTGAGTACACTGGCATCTGATTTATTGCGGAAAATCGCTAAAACTGATAATTGGGATGGTATGTCGGCTGTCGAATTCTTCCTTGAAATGAGCGCCAATCCCGACAAATGGAAGGTTGTACCGCTGGTAAAAGTTGGTCATCCTGATTTAGCTAAGACTTTAGGCGCTTCCGGCGGATTTGTTTCGTTCAGGCAAATGTTTGATGATGCCGGAAATTACCGGTTGAATGACATGGTTCAGCAGGCCTACAACAAGAAGCAAACGTTGCGGAATAAGCTTGACAAGGAAGTTATGAATGTTGATGAACGCGTAAATATCTGCTACGAGATTTTCAAAGGTGATTTTTTAAAGATTTTCCCGGTTCCGAACGATCAACGCAAAACTTGGGTAACCTCTTCAACATTTCCGGAAACGGCAAAGAAAGAAGAGGTTGATTTTGCACGAAACATTCTGAGCCTTTATTATCAGAGCGTTGATGAAGCTGAAACTTCGGGCAACTGGTCGAAATCTGACGAAAATTTAGGTTACATCAAAAAATTCCAGCGCACTTATGGGGCCGATATTATGCCTTCGTCCACTAAAATCAGTATGGAGATATTTTATAACGAATGGAATATTTTCGGCAAGCTTGCCAAAATATATGCTTTACTGGGGTTTGTTTTACTGGTACTGCATTTTATGCTGATTTTCAAGTCAGGCAAAGGATTATCGAAATACATCACTATTGGAACGATACTTATTGCAGTAGCTTTTCTTTGCTATACGCTCGGATTGCTTGCCCGTTGGTACATTTCGGGTCATGCACCATGGAGCAACGGGTATGAAACCATGATTTATGTGGGTTGGGCAACCAGCTTGTCAGGTTTCATTTTCCTGAAACGGTCGCCGATAACTTTGGCTGTAACTACGCTTTTGGCTGCCATTATCCTTTTTGTGGCTGGAATGAGCTGGATGAACCCGGAAATAACCAATTTGGTTCCAGTACTGAAATCGTATTGGCTGGTGGTTCATGTGGCCATTATTACCGCCAGTTATGGCTTTCTGGGCATGGGAGCATTGCTCGGAATGCTAAATTTGGTGCTGATGATTTTGCGAAACAAAAAGAATAATCAAAAAATCAGTTTTACCATTCTTGAAGTTTCTTACATCGTTGAAATGGCATTGATTATTGGGCTGTTTATGCTTACCATTGGTTCGTTTATTGGCGGTGTCTGGGCCAACGAATCATGGGGCCGCTATTGGGGATGGGATCCGAAAGAAACCTGGGCATTGGTTACCGTTTTAGTTTATTCCATTATTCTGCACCTCCGGAAAGTTCCTGGATTAAAAAGCACTTTCGCTTTAAATAGCCTTGCCCTGGTCGGTTTGAGTTCTGTCTTGATGACTTTCTTTGGGGTGAATTATTACTTATCCGGAATGCACTCATACGGAGCAGGCGATCCACCTCCAATTCCAAGTGGCTTGTATGTGGCCATTGTGGTTGTTATTGCCTTGATTATCTTTGCCCGAAGAGCAGAGCAAAAGAATGGAGATATTTCAGATCCGGATGATGTTCAGGAATAG
- a CDS encoding multiheme c-type cytochrome codes for MNYKKIIFLLGMVFLTVGIVNAEDFKYVGAAKCKMCHNKAEKGEQYNKWASSKHAKAMESLKGADATNPKCLKCHSTAAGANQALVATITVAEGVSCESCHGAGSAYKVATVMKDKTLAMSKGMIMPDEKVCKKCHNEESPNYKGFNYKEYVAKIAHDDPTTK; via the coding sequence ATGAACTACAAAAAAATTATTTTCTTACTTGGAATGGTATTTCTTACCGTTGGCATAGTAAACGCTGAAGATTTCAAATATGTTGGCGCCGCGAAATGTAAAATGTGTCACAACAAGGCCGAGAAAGGCGAACAGTACAACAAATGGGCGAGCAGTAAACACGCTAAAGCTATGGAAAGCCTGAAGGGTGCTGATGCTACAAATCCAAAATGTTTGAAATGTCACTCAACTGCTGCTGGTGCAAATCAGGCTTTAGTTGCTACTATTACTGTTGCTGAAGGCGTTTCATGTGAATCATGCCACGGTGCAGGTAGCGCTTACAAAGTTGCTACAGTTATGAAAGACAAGACTTTAGCAATGTCGAAAGGTATGATTATGCCAGACGAAAAAGTATGTAAAAAATGCCACAACGAAGAAAGTCCTAATTACAAAGGATTTAACTATAAGGAATATGTGGCTAAAATAGCACACGACGATCCGACAACAAAATAA
- a CDS encoding cytochrome c3 family protein, with the protein MKLPSSIKNWVSISGAVIAVFNLTTIFSLVILNWVFDFGGTYIGLFIYMVLPAFMIVGLLMIPIGMRMHRKEGRKADQLGEPKDWPIINFNNVATRNASIIFVFGTMFLLIISSVGSYEAFHYTESVEFCGKLCHQVMEPEYTTYHGSAHERVACVECHVGSGASWYVKSKMSGMYQVYSVLAKKYPTPIPTPISNLRPARETCEQCHWPEKFYDGKLRTKQSYLADDTNTEETISLQLKTSSKMTPAGFQRGIHQHISPDVRIEYKTTSANRQVIPWVKYTNIKTGVSEIFTDNENPLSQAKLDSLETRVMDCLDCHNRPAHNYRTPQSFVDQSLSEGKISKELPGIKQIAMKILYKDYSTKDSAFLAIRNQVTEFYTASNPALLTDKKGDIEAAIVEIQNGYSKNIFPFMKSSWKSYPNNIGHMESDGCFRCHNDRHATEQGKVISKDCNLCHTILAQGKPGEMEYSNSMQPLEFKHPVDIDDAWKTELCSSCHSQLY; encoded by the coding sequence ATGAAATTACCATCGTCGATTAAGAATTGGGTTTCGATTTCCGGAGCGGTAATCGCTGTTTTCAATTTGACTACTATTTTTTCATTAGTGATCTTGAATTGGGTTTTTGATTTTGGAGGAACTTATATAGGGCTATTTATCTACATGGTTTTGCCTGCATTTATGATTGTTGGATTATTGATGATCCCAATTGGTATGCGGATGCACAGAAAAGAAGGAAGAAAGGCTGACCAATTGGGTGAACCTAAAGATTGGCCTATTATTAATTTCAATAATGTAGCGACAAGGAATGCCTCAATCATATTTGTTTTTGGGACAATGTTCCTGCTTATTATTTCTTCGGTTGGTAGTTATGAAGCGTTTCATTATACCGAATCGGTTGAATTCTGCGGAAAACTGTGCCATCAGGTAATGGAACCTGAATATACGACTTACCACGGTTCGGCGCATGAACGTGTTGCCTGTGTTGAATGTCATGTTGGGTCAGGTGCCAGTTGGTATGTAAAAAGTAAAATGTCGGGTATGTATCAGGTGTATTCTGTTTTGGCTAAAAAATATCCAACTCCAATACCAACTCCAATTTCGAATTTGCGCCCTGCCCGGGAAACTTGTGAGCAGTGTCACTGGCCCGAGAAATTTTACGATGGAAAGCTGAGGACTAAACAATCTTATCTGGCCGATGATACCAATACGGAAGAAACCATCAGCCTTCAGCTTAAAACAAGTTCGAAAATGACTCCAGCCGGATTTCAAAGAGGCATTCATCAGCATATTAGTCCTGATGTAAGGATTGAATATAAAACAACTTCGGCTAACCGTCAGGTGATTCCTTGGGTAAAGTACACCAATATTAAAACCGGTGTTAGCGAAATCTTTACGGATAATGAGAATCCGCTCAGTCAGGCGAAATTAGACTCTTTAGAGACGCGGGTGATGGATTGTCTGGATTGTCACAACCGGCCGGCGCATAATTACCGCACTCCGCAAAGTTTCGTCGATCAATCGTTGAGCGAAGGAAAGATATCAAAAGAATTGCCGGGGATTAAACAAATCGCAATGAAAATCTTGTATAAGGATTATTCGACCAAGGATTCCGCTTTTTTAGCTATCCGGAATCAGGTTACAGAATTTTATACTGCAAGTAATCCTGCGTTGTTAACGGATAAGAAAGGAGACATTGAAGCGGCCATTGTAGAGATACAAAACGGGTATTCAAAGAATATTTTCCCGTTCATGAAATCAAGCTGGAAATCCTATCCGAACAACATCGGGCATATGGAATCTGATGGTTGTTTCCGTTGCCACAACGATCGCCACGCGACAGAACAAGGGAAAGTCATTTCGAAGGATTGCAATTTATGCCATACAATTCTTGCTCAGGGAAAACCAGGAGAAATGGAATATTCGAATTCGATGCAACCACTTGAATTTAAACACCCTGTTGATATCGATGATGCCTGGAAAACAGAGCTCTGTTCAAGTTGTCATTCGCAGCTTTATTAG
- a CDS encoding cytochrome c3 family protein produces MFLILKKSRRIFLLAFLLLVSVSRLSAQTNDDCLSCHDDATLSTTRAGKKVSLYIKPNALEHSVHKNVECAACHTDAAVKDFPHPENLKPVNCGICHEDAKDKYFRGVHGRAFLANEKFAPTCKECHGTHDILKSDQPESRTYKMNIPVLCGSCHREGAPVAKNYNISEHNILENYSEGIHGQGLYKKGLIVSATCNNCHGNHLILPHTNVSSSISPKNIAATCMKCHARIEDVHTKVINKELWEKKPGAIPACTSCHPPHKVELKNLISTISDNSCLKCHSDADTHKTVNNKVVSLKVEVGELAASTHKNITCVKCHSDVTIHLSRPCETAGKVDCSACHAEESDIYFKSGHGQAYFNKKENAPYCTDCHGSHFVKPKTDESSRTFRANIPKLCGECHNKTGKAVQGTNLTEVDALHDYSQSVHGRSLAEKGLLSAAVCTDCHTTHFNLKQSDERSSVNPKNIAATCGSCHKGIYDQYIASDHAYRDGKGDLKYPTCETCHTAHNISEVHKDKFMAEITTQCGKCHEKLAETYLETYHGKVYQLGYLQAARCSDCHGAHNIYKIQDSKSQVSPENIVATCQKCHADASKKFTGYLTHATHNNKAKFPWLYYTFWAMTGLLVSVFIFFGTHTLLWLPRSIHAMRKKKEHAKDGSNKVYVRRFTKSQSITHIFVIISFLTLAFTGMLLKFAFMDWAKFFVKFLGGAYNAGILHRIAAVITFGYFFYHVYSLFKLKAEKGLSLMEFVFAKNSLMFNGQDVKDFVASIKWFVGKGPRPSYGKWTYWEKFDYMAVFWGVVVIGSTGLVLWFPVLFTKFLPGWLINVAQIIHSDEALLAVGFIFTIHFFNTHLRPEAFPMDTVIFTGTVHADEYKEDRPREFEELEKSGRLQEVTAKSEISPRRMKVIKFFGFVFLFTGIIQVIFIIYSLLFH; encoded by the coding sequence ATGTTTTTGATACTTAAAAAATCGCGCCGAATTTTTTTACTTGCTTTTTTACTGTTAGTATCGGTATCCAGATTATCGGCTCAAACCAATGACGATTGTTTGTCGTGCCACGATGATGCAACGCTAAGTACAACAAGGGCTGGTAAAAAGGTTTCTCTTTATATAAAACCTAATGCACTTGAGCACTCGGTACATAAAAATGTTGAATGTGCTGCATGTCACACCGATGCTGCTGTAAAGGATTTCCCCCACCCTGAAAATCTTAAACCGGTTAATTGTGGAATTTGTCACGAAGATGCAAAAGATAAGTATTTCAGGGGAGTTCATGGTCGGGCGTTTTTAGCCAATGAAAAGTTTGCGCCTACCTGTAAGGAATGTCATGGAACGCATGATATTTTAAAATCAGATCAACCTGAATCACGGACCTATAAGATGAATATTCCTGTTTTATGTGGGTCGTGTCACAGAGAAGGGGCTCCGGTTGCAAAGAATTACAATATTTCGGAACACAATATTCTTGAAAATTACAGCGAGGGTATTCATGGACAGGGTTTGTACAAAAAAGGGTTGATTGTTTCAGCAACCTGTAACAATTGCCATGGAAATCACCTCATCTTGCCACATACCAATGTGTCTTCGAGCATTTCGCCCAAGAACATTGCCGCGACTTGTATGAAATGTCATGCACGAATTGAAGATGTGCATACCAAAGTGATTAATAAGGAATTGTGGGAGAAAAAACCGGGTGCTATTCCCGCTTGTACATCGTGCCACCCACCTCATAAAGTTGAGCTGAAGAATTTAATTTCGACTATTTCTGACAACTCCTGTCTGAAGTGCCATTCAGATGCTGACACACACAAAACGGTAAATAATAAAGTTGTTTCCCTTAAAGTTGAAGTTGGCGAATTGGCAGCTTCAACCCATAAAAATATTACTTGTGTAAAATGTCATTCCGACGTAACTATTCATCTTTCCCGCCCATGCGAAACGGCTGGAAAGGTTGACTGTTCTGCTTGCCATGCTGAGGAATCTGATATTTATTTCAAGAGCGGACATGGACAGGCCTATTTCAATAAAAAAGAAAATGCACCTTATTGTACTGATTGTCATGGATCACATTTTGTAAAACCAAAAACCGACGAAAGTTCACGGACTTTCAGGGCAAATATTCCAAAGCTTTGCGGCGAATGTCACAATAAAACAGGTAAAGCGGTTCAGGGAACAAACCTGACGGAGGTTGATGCTTTACACGATTATTCACAAAGTGTACATGGACGAAGTTTAGCTGAAAAAGGATTGCTTTCGGCTGCTGTATGTACCGACTGTCACACCACACACTTCAACTTGAAACAGTCGGATGAAAGGTCTTCAGTGAATCCGAAGAACATTGCTGCAACATGCGGATCATGCCATAAGGGTATTTATGACCAGTACATTGCCAGTGACCATGCTTATCGGGATGGTAAAGGAGATTTGAAATATCCGACTTGCGAAACTTGCCACACAGCTCATAATATTTCGGAAGTACACAAAGATAAATTTATGGCCGAAATTACCACCCAGTGTGGTAAATGCCATGAGAAACTTGCTGAAACTTATCTGGAAACCTATCACGGTAAAGTTTACCAATTGGGTTATTTGCAGGCAGCAAGGTGTTCCGATTGCCATGGGGCGCACAATATTTACAAAATTCAAGATTCAAAATCGCAGGTTAGTCCTGAAAATATTGTTGCTACTTGTCAGAAATGTCACGCTGACGCCAGCAAGAAATTTACCGGGTATCTAACTCATGCAACGCATAACAATAAAGCTAAATTTCCATGGCTGTATTATACTTTCTGGGCAATGACCGGATTGTTGGTTAGTGTTTTCATCTTCTTTGGAACCCACACTCTTTTATGGCTTCCAAGGTCGATTCATGCCATGAGAAAGAAAAAAGAACATGCTAAGGATGGTAGTAATAAAGTTTATGTCAGGCGATTCACTAAAAGCCAGAGTATAACTCATATTTTTGTAATTATCAGCTTCTTAACCCTTGCTTTTACGGGCATGTTGCTCAAGTTCGCTTTTATGGATTGGGCTAAATTCTTCGTTAAATTTCTTGGTGGAGCTTATAATGCTGGAATCCTTCATCGTATTGCTGCCGTCATTACTTTCGGATATTTCTTCTATCATGTGTATTCATTGTTTAAGCTGAAAGCTGAAAAAGGATTAAGCCTGATGGAGTTTGTTTTTGCAAAGAACTCACTCATGTTTAATGGTCAGGATGTTAAAGACTTTGTGGCTTCGATCAAATGGTTTGTAGGAAAAGGGCCTCGGCCATCATATGGGAAATGGACTTATTGGGAGAAATTTGATTATATGGCTGTTTTCTGGGGGGTTGTGGTTATTGGCTCAACCGGTTTGGTTCTTTGGTTCCCTGTTTTATTTACTAAATTTCTACCAGGTTGGTTAATCAATGTAGCCCAGATCATTCACAGCGACGAAGCTCTTTTGGCCGTTGGATTTATTTTCACGATCCATTTCTTTAATACCCATCTTCGTCCTGAAGCCTTCCCGATGGACACGGTTATTTTCACCGGAACAGTTCATGCTGATGAGTACAAAGAAGATCGTCCACGTGAGTTCGAGGAACTTGAAAAGTCGGGAAGATTGCAGGAAGTTACAGCGAAATCTGAGATTTCTCCACGACGAATGAAAGTCATTAAGTTCTTTGGGTTCGTATTCCTGTTCACCGGAATTATTCAAGTCATTTTTATTATTTACTCTTTGCTTTTCCATTAA
- a CDS encoding cytochrome b/b6 domain-containing protein — MSATEKIYFYPVWLRIWHAFNALGIITLIFTGISMQSSIESAQIVGFNMIVNIHNIAGTVVALSYLIYFIGNMVTSNGKYYIIKPQGFLKKPIKQAIYYAWGMFHGMKAPFPISEKRKFNPLQKYIYIIVMYMAVPVVIVTGIALLFPEIIIDKVYTFSGVFVTAILHSAMGFFISIFLIIHLYIASIGKSPIENFKSIINGWHQAH; from the coding sequence ATGTCGGCAACTGAAAAAATATATTTTTATCCAGTATGGTTACGTATCTGGCACGCATTTAATGCTTTAGGTATTATTACTTTAATTTTTACCGGTATTTCAATGCAATCGAGTATTGAATCAGCTCAAATTGTTGGTTTTAATATGATTGTAAATATTCATAACATCGCTGGGACTGTTGTTGCTCTCAGCTACCTTATTTATTTTATTGGGAATATGGTAACATCCAATGGTAAGTACTACATTATTAAACCTCAAGGCTTTTTAAAGAAACCGATTAAACAGGCAATCTACTACGCCTGGGGTATGTTTCATGGGATGAAAGCACCTTTCCCAATCTCGGAGAAAAGAAAATTTAATCCGCTTCAGAAGTATATTTATATTATTGTAATGTACATGGCAGTTCCAGTTGTAATTGTTACAGGTATTGCACTTTTATTTCCTGAAATCATTATTGATAAAGTTTATACTTTCAGTGGAGTTTTCGTAACTGCAATTCTTCATTCTGCTATGGGATTCTTTATTTCCATCTTCTTAATTATCCATTTGTATATTGCTTCAATTGGAAAATCACCAATCGAAAATTTTAAAAGTATTATTAATGGCTGGCATCAAGCACATTAG
- a CDS encoding cytochrome c3 family protein encodes MKRLMNPYYILDTVAMTSGVHKQFDCTDCHSSEYGTYPHQANLKLEPLSTCLDCHGGDASFAKYQFERIDEEFKKSVHYKAYGDNFTCTKCHSQHTYRATARTSDNVLEIVDYSNKMCLSCHNDMKKYKLVSGHDNPKLVQIHEWLPNQELHFQHVRCIECHTEVVDSLMVSHDILPKEKALRKCVECHSANSRLKASLYKYQNLQKRSEKGDLNTVLANESYVIGSHQSPILKLASIIIFILTLVGIVIHSVFRILKKK; translated from the coding sequence ATGAAAAGATTGATGAATCCATATTATATTCTCGACACAGTTGCAATGACTTCGGGTGTACATAAACAATTTGATTGTACCGATTGCCATTCTTCGGAGTACGGAACATACCCACATCAGGCCAATTTAAAACTTGAGCCATTAAGTACCTGTCTCGATTGTCATGGTGGCGATGCCTCATTTGCAAAATATCAATTCGAGCGGATTGATGAAGAATTTAAGAAGAGCGTACATTATAAAGCATATGGTGATAATTTCACCTGTACAAAATGTCATAGTCAGCATACTTACAGGGCTACTGCCCGAACAAGTGATAACGTACTTGAAATCGTTGACTATAGCAATAAAATGTGTCTTTCGTGCCACAACGACATGAAAAAATACAAATTGGTCTCTGGACACGATAATCCTAAATTAGTTCAGATTCACGAATGGTTACCCAATCAGGAATTGCATTTTCAGCATGTTCGGTGTATCGAGTGTCATACTGAAGTTGTTGATAGTTTGATGGTATCGCACGATATTTTACCAAAGGAAAAAGCTTTACGGAAATGTGTTGAATGTCACTCTGCAAATTCAAGGTTGAAAGCATCATTGTATAAGTATCAGAATTTGCAAAAACGATCTGAAAAGGGTGATTTAAACACGGTTTTAGCTAATGAATCTTACGTCATCGGGTCTCATCAAAGTCCAATTTTAAAGTTAGCAAGTATTATCATTTTCATACTCACTTTGGTAGGTATAGTAATACATAGTGTTTTCAGAATTTTAAAAAAGAAATAG
- a CDS encoding DUF5777 family beta-barrel protein — translation MKKNIIFIALLTFSSLFTYAQDATTEAPAAKEKDYPVSATFESGSLIDAQTVVIPDKKTLEMVIQHKFGTIENGHSNLWGIYGSSNIRIGLNYVPFKNFQIGAGITKRYMTTDVNAKWTVLQQTRKNSMPISVMLYGNIGIDGRAVSAFESGMVREAYSGPLYHFRFNDRLSYFSQLVVARKFTDWFSLQAAVSFTHYNAVGTLYDHDKVGVHASGRIKVSPQGSIIFNYDQPLKIKDISEQREWTNAPKPNLAFGYEVSTGTHAFQIYMASTTSLLPQDNIMWNQNKMDKTGFAIGFVITRLWAY, via the coding sequence ATGAAAAAAAATATCATATTTATAGCACTTCTTACTTTTAGTTCTCTTTTCACGTATGCGCAAGATGCAACAACAGAAGCTCCAGCGGCAAAAGAAAAGGACTATCCTGTAAGTGCTACTTTTGAAAGTGGTAGTCTGATCGATGCACAAACTGTAGTCATTCCAGATAAAAAGACCTTGGAGATGGTTATCCAGCATAAATTCGGGACTATTGAAAATGGTCACTCAAATCTTTGGGGAATTTATGGCTCATCGAACATCCGGATTGGTTTGAACTATGTGCCATTTAAGAATTTCCAAATTGGAGCTGGTATCACCAAAAGATACATGACTACTGACGTAAATGCCAAATGGACTGTTTTGCAACAAACCCGTAAAAATTCGATGCCAATTTCTGTCATGTTATATGGAAATATAGGTATTGATGGAAGAGCAGTCAGTGCATTTGAATCAGGAATGGTAAGAGAAGCTTATTCAGGCCCACTTTATCATTTTCGATTTAATGATCGGTTGAGTTATTTTTCTCAATTAGTTGTAGCACGCAAATTTACTGATTGGTTTTCACTTCAGGCTGCAGTAAGTTTTACTCATTACAATGCTGTTGGTACTCTTTACGATCATGACAAAGTTGGTGTTCACGCCAGTGGCCGTATTAAAGTCTCTCCTCAGGGATCGATCATCTTCAACTATGATCAGCCATTGAAGATTAAAGATATCTCGGAACAACGTGAGTGGACCAATGCCCCAAAACCAAATTTAGCTTTTGGTTATGAAGTATCTACCGGAACTCATGCATTCCAGATTTATATGGCTTCTACAACTTCGTTATTGCCACAAGACAATATCATGTGGAATCAAAACAAGATGGATAAAACCGGTTTCGCAATAGGATTTGTTATTACCAGACTATGGGCTTACTAA